A genomic stretch from Nocardia wallacei includes:
- a CDS encoding NADPH-dependent FMN reductase: MSSNTPRLAVIIASVRDGRFGPVVANWFAERAREHGGFEVDVVDLAEAELPLALPATSPMMDPNPTRPAGMAALTRSLDAADAVVIVTPDINRSYPASLKTAIDWHFTQWDRKAIGFVGYSGLTGGLLAIEHLRSVFNELNAHTVRNYVSFPRYYLLFDAEGNLTDPDDPAAAATAMLDQLHWWATALAAARIAA, translated from the coding sequence ATGTCCAGCAACACTCCCCGGCTCGCCGTGATCATCGCCAGCGTCCGCGACGGGCGGTTCGGACCGGTGGTCGCGAACTGGTTCGCCGAGCGGGCCCGCGAGCACGGCGGGTTCGAGGTCGACGTGGTCGATCTCGCCGAGGCGGAACTGCCACTCGCGTTGCCCGCCACCTCGCCGATGATGGATCCGAATCCGACCCGTCCGGCCGGGATGGCCGCACTCACCCGCAGTCTCGACGCCGCCGATGCCGTCGTGATCGTGACTCCGGACATCAACCGCAGCTACCCGGCGTCGCTGAAGACCGCCATCGACTGGCACTTCACCCAGTGGGACCGCAAGGCGATCGGTTTCGTCGGCTACAGCGGCCTCACCGGCGGCCTGCTCGCCATCGAGCACCTGCGCTCGGTGTTCAACGAACTCAACGCCCACACCGTCCGCAACTACGTGTCGTTCCCCCGCTACTACCTCCTGTTCGACGCCGAGGGCAACCTGACCGACCCCGATGACCCCGCGGCGGCCGCCACCGCCATGCTCGACCAACTGCACTGGTGGGCAACCGCATTGGCCGCGGCCCGGATCGCCGCCTGA